The genome window CCGCTACCGCATGTTCGGGTCAAGCGCGTCGCGCAGACCATCGCCGATATAGTTGATGGCGAGCACCGTCACCAAAATCGCCAAGCCGGGGAACACTGCCGCCCACCACGCCGTTTCGAGCGTGGCCTGCGCGTTCGAGAGCATGTTGCCCCACGAAGCCGTCGGCGGCTGGATACCCAGGCCCAAGAACGAGAGGGTCGATTCGAGGATGATGACGCCTGCGATGTCGAGCGTCGCCTGGACGACGATCGGAGCGATCGCATTGGGCAACAGATGCCGGAAGATGATCCGTCCGTCGCGGTTGCCGATGGCACGCGCCGCTTCGGCGAACTCACGCTCGCGTAGACTGAGGAAGGACGCGCGCACCAGACGAGCGACGCTCATCCACGCCAACGCACCGATAATTAGGACGATCACGCCAAAACTCAGTGCCGCCTTTGACGAGCTGGCGGCAACGATGGCCGTCAGCACCAGCAGTAGCGGTAGCAACGGAATCGACAGAAACACGTCGGTGATGCGCATGATCAGCCAATCGACCCAGCCGCCGTAATAGCCGGAAATGGCGCCCAGCGTCGTGCCGATCAGCACTTCCATGAACACGGCAAAGAAGCCGACCATCAGCGAGATGCGCGCACCGTACAGCAAGCGCGACAGTAGGTCGCGTCCGACTTCGTCGGTGCCGAGAAGATGGCCGCCGCACAACGCATGATCCACAAAGCACGGCGGAAGGGGCGGTCCTTGCCAATGCACTTCGTCGATTGCGTTGGGATCGAACGGCGAAAGCTGATGCGCGAAAATCGCAGCCAAAACGATCAAGCCCAGAACGACGATTCCGGCCATGGCCAGCTTGTGACGGCGTAACCGCGTCCAGAACGTTACTTTCGAGACGTTCTGATCGTCCTCGACGACGGCATTGGGTTGAAGCGGAATTGATGCAGCCATGTTATCAGTCGTATTTCACGCGCGGGTCGAGCCAGGCGTACACGACGTCCGCCAGGAGATTCGAGAACACGACCGCGACGGCGAGGATGATTAAGATGCCCATCAACAGCGAGATGTCGCCCTGCGTGAGGCCGTTGTAGAACAAGCGTCCCGTCCCGGGCCACGCGAAGATGTCTTCGGTAATGATCGCACCGCCCAACACGCCCGGAAGCGAAAGAGCGACGACCGTCACGACCGGTATCAGTGCGTTCTTCAGGCCGTGCTTGAAGAGAACCGCGCGAAAACCCAAGCCCTTGGCGGCCGCGGTCCGCATGTAATCGGTGCCCAGCACTTCCAACAGCGACGATCGCATGAAGCGGCTGAACAATGCGAGGGATAGCAGCGATAGCACCAACGTCGGCAAGATTAAATGCGACAGCCGGTCGCTCAACTCGAACGTGTCGCTACTGGAGATGCCGGCCGACGGCAACTGAATTTGATAGCCGAACGGCAGCGGTATGCCGTGCACGGCGAATGCCAGCTGCATCATCAATGCGAACCAAAATACCGGCATCGATTGTCCGAAGAACGCTAGCGTCGTGATGAAATAGTCGACCACGGTATAGCGGTAAACTGCCGAGACGATGCCGGCCGCAACGCCGACCGCGAGCGAAAACACGAACGAGGTCAGCATCAATTCGAGCGTCGCGGGCAACCGCTCCAGAATCGCCTGCAGCACCGGCTCCGAGTTGCTGGTCGAGTACCCGAAATCGCCGGTTAGAACGTGCATCAACCACTTAAAATACTGAACCGGAACCGGCTGATCCATCCCCAAGTTGTGCTTGAGGCGCGCGATATCGGCCGGGGTGATGTGCGGATTGGCCAGATACGGCGCCAATGGTCCACCCGGCATGTTATAGAGGATGGCGTAGAGGATGACCGAGATAAGCAGCAGCAGCGGAATCGATTGCAGCGTGCGGCGTACGACGTAGGTAAACAGCGAACGTATCCTCCGGCGGCGCTAATTAGCAGCCGGGGCTGAAATGCCTTCCGGCCTCGCATCCTCGCGGCGGCCTAAGCCAAGGATCTCACGTGCTTCGTCGGGTGTTGCAACGGGCCGCCCCGCTTCCTCGGCGATACGAGCAATGCGCGCTACCAACTCTTCGTTACTCGCCAGACGCCCTTTCGAGTAATACAGGTTGTCCTCTAGCCCGACGCGCACGTGACCGCCCATGGCGATCGCAGCGAGGGCCATCGGCAGCTGCTGGCGGCCGACACCGGCGACCGACCAGGTACACCCGTGCGGCAAGTCGTCCACCAAATCGCACAAGTTCGCAACCGTAGCATCCAGACCGCCCGGTACTCCGAGCACGAAGTCGACGTGTTGCGGCATCGCCAAGATGCCTTCGCGATGCAAGCGCCGCGCGTTGCTAAGGTGGCCTTTGTCGAAGATCTCTAGTTCGGGTCGCACGCCATATTCGGTCATCGATGTCGCAAGCGCGCGCATGATCGGAAAACTGTTCTCGAAGATCTCGTCGCCGAAGTTCACCGAGCCGCATGTGAGGGTCGCCATCTCGGGGCGCAACTGCAGCACGCCGGCGCGTTCCTGGGGCGACATTCCGATCGCGCCGCCGGTGGAAAACTGAACGATCAGGTCGCTCGCGGCACGAATCTCGTTGTAGGCTTCCGCGAAGCGCCCCACATCGTGCGTGTTGTTTCCATCGTCATCGCGGCAGTGTACGTGAATCATCGAGGCTCCCGCCTCGCGAATGCGGCGCGCCGTTTCGCCCAGCCGCTCGGGCGTATGCGGAAGGTGCGGCGTTTGGTCGAGCGTTACTTCGGCCCCGACCGGAGCGCAGGTGATGATGAGCGGCTGCATCCGGCGATGTTCGTCCGCGCCGGCGGCGGCTACTCCAGCCTCCGGCGAGCCCCCTCGATAATGGTAGCGTCGAGGCCGAGCAGTTCGGCCAGATCGACCGCGTCGCCGGCCGGCATTTCACCGTCGCCGGCCTTGCGCACCGAATAATCCATCGCACGCTCCAACAACGCTAGCGCGTCGCGCAGATTGCCCACCGTTCCGCGCGGCAGGGCTCGCAATCCGCCAACGGTGAGATGCTCGACGCCGGCCGCGGCCGCGACGCCGTCCAGATGCGTCGTCGCGAGCGTTCGTATTCCGCGCTCCCGGAAGAACGCCAGTAGCGACGCGAGCAGCGCTGAGCCTTCGCGCGGCCCGGTGGTTCGTGCAAACTCGTCGAGCAACATCAAGGCGCCGTTCGCGCGAGCTGCGACATCGCGCACGCGGTCAACCTCGTGCGCAAACGACGAAAGCAACGACGGCCCGACTTCGTCGCCGGCATGCAGCCATACGATTCGATCGAACAACTCGAGCCGTGCGCGTCGCGCCGGAACCGGCAATCCGAAACTCGCCAACGCCGCGATCGCTCCGCACGTGCGTAGCACGACGGTTTTTCCGCCCATGTTCGGGCCGGTGATCGCCGCAACCGAACGAACTTCGACGTCGAAGGGCGTGAATCGCAAGTCGCGTTGCTGCAAGGCTTCCTCGAGGGGAAGAAATCGCGCGCCTTCGAGCGCGACACCAACATCTGCAGCAAGCTCGGGCGCGGTGCAGGCGTAGCTGCGCGCGAACCGGATGGCCGCGTGCAATGCATCGAATGCGCCGATCGCATCGGACGCCGGCTGCAATTCCGGCACCGCCCGCGCGATCGCGTCCGAAAGTTCGCTACGAATCGAACGCTCGGCGTCTGCGACGGCGCCTGCGGCGTGGTCGCGAGCGATGCGCGATCGTTGCAGCGCATCGCCGGCGACTAACGTGCACAAAAAATACGTCGGCGCCTCGCGAATAACCGCGATGCTCTCCGGCCACTCGGTGGGAGCCCCCTCTCGCATGACGATGAACTCGTCGGTTTCGACCGCCGGCCGATGCAGAGCAGCGGCCACACGCGAACGCAACTCCGACTCCAACGCATCGACCGCTCGTTGCGTTCTCTGCAGTTCGCCGCGCGCTACACGCAACGCCGGATCGAACCCATCGCTCAAATAGAATCCGCCCCCGCTCGTGCGGCCGCGCGCCAACGACGCCGATAAGGCACGAATAAGCGGCGTGGCAATCGTTTTGGCGTCGGCCGCCTCGCTCAACGCGGAAGCGCTCAGCCGATCGGCGAGCCCGACCGCGCCGTCGCAGAAACGCGCGACTTGCAGCAACACGTCGTCCGGCAACGCTTCGCCGAGCGCGGCCCGGGCCGCCGGTGACGTGATGTCGGGTACAACGCGCAGCGATTCGGCGAAGACCCGCAGTTCGTCATCGGCGGTGCGCGTTGCTACGCCGTGTACCATCCGTGCTCGCGCGGAGGCGGCGGCTTCGTTTCCGCGTGCGAACGGCTCCCAACGCGCCAACGCACGTATGCCGCACTCGCTACTCGGTCGCAGAGCCGCGTCGAGCCATACGAGATCGAGCGCACGTGCCGTCGATTCGTCGGCAATGGCGTTCCAATTCAAGCGACACCCCAACCCGCATACACATCGTACGCCGGAAGACCGGTGGCTTCGGCCACGGCTCGAGCAAACGATAGAGGTTCGAACGCGTGCCCCCGGCCGATCGATGCGATCGTCGTGGCGATCGGATGCAGCGGGCGCTCACAGCGAACGTCGAGCCGTTCGAACGCTGCGTCGGCGGCGCGGCCGGCCAATGCAAACTGCGTCGGATCGCCGATGACGACTTGGCGCGTTTCTCGCGCGGCGATCAGCGGCGCGGCTTTCGATGCCGTCAGCGCTCCCTCGACCCTTAGCGCCGGCGCCCCGGCATCGAGTGCGGCGATTCCCAAGCGCTTAGCTAGTATGCGCGCGGCGTCCGTGGCGTCATCGGGCGTCGCGGCGGCAGCCGCACCCGTCGCGATCACGACCGCCGCTCCGCTGCCCGCCAATGCTGCAACGCGATCGATCGCACCGTCGACGATCACGACGTCGGCGAGTGTATCCAGACGCTCGAGCGTTCGAGCGACGCCGCTGGCAGTCGGAGGACCGATCAACTCTAGGTGTGCGGCTTCGCGGATGCGCACAATCGTGACGGGCCCGGCTGCGGTTTCAAGCGGCAATACCTCGAGCACTTCGGTCGCGAATCCCGCACTCAACGCGTCGGCCGCTGTAGCGACCACCGTGCCCGGGCGCACGAAAAGCCGGGGTTTTGCGACGCCGTCGACCGCGTCGAAGCTCTCTCCGTCGCGACCCGTCGACAACAGGGCGACGCGCAGGCCGGTCGCGATGGCGGCGGCATAGATAGCGCGAGCGGCGACCGTTTTGCCAACGTTTTTCGCGGTACCCACAACGAATATGCGGCGGCTACCCCGAGTTCGCGCTAAATGGAGCAGCGCGTACCCGGCACCGCGACTATCCAACATGCAAGATCTTCAGAACCGCAAACGTGAGGCCGGTAAGGGTCAAGAGCAAACCGCCCAAGAACGCGGCGTAGCGTTCGGCAAAGCCCCCGAGCCGCGCGCCGAGCGTCAGGCCGGCAGCGGTGGCGCACAGCGAAACGAAGCCGATGATGACCAGCGCGATCACCGGCGGGACGCCGATGTAGAGAATCGAGAAGCCGATGCCGAGCGAATCCAAGCTGATGGCCAGCGAAGCGACGAATAATCCCCACCCCTTGGAAAGGTCGAGTTTCGCCGCGGCACTCTTCGAACGGCTTTCGGACATCATGAAGATTCCCAGCACGACCAACGCGCCGAAGCCGACGAAGCCGGCGACTTCTCCGAACAACCGTCCTGCCGCGACGCCGATCCCGGCGCCAATTACGTTCATCGCGACCTCGGCAGTCGCGAACGCCAGACCAATTCGCAATTTGAGCGCACGCTCGACGCCCCGCACGCCGACACCGATACTCACCGCGAAGACGTCCAGCGAAAGGCTGAGCGCGACGAACGCGATCTTTAGCGCTGCCGTCACGTGATGCGCTGGGTCTTTCCAGCTGCCGCCTTGTTGCTGGTCGTGGGGATCGTAGCTCCTGTCATCGCCGTACTCGCGTCCATGTCACCCGGCGAGGCCGCGGCATCGTTTAACGCCGACGCGCGCGCCGCGCTGAACGTGTCGTTGACCGCATCGTTGGCTGCGACGGCGGTCGCCACACTGCTCGGCGTTCCGGCCGGGTACTGGTTGGGTCATGCGGGCCGGGGTGTTCGGGCCACCGCACTCTTTTTACTCGCACTGCCGCTGGCATTTCCGCCGGTAGCGTCCGGCTTGATGCTGATCGTCACCCTGGGCACGCGAGCGCCGGTCGGTGCCTGGTTGGCCGCACATGGCCTGCGCGTTCCCGACACGCTCCTCGGCGTCGGAGTCGCAGAATTCTTCGTGTCCGGTTCGTTCGTGGCCATCGCCGCCACGGCCGCGTTCGCGGCGGTGGATCCGGTGTACGCCGATGCGGCGCGCACGCTCGGTGCTGGAGAATGGCGGATTTTCGGACGAATCGCGTTGCCCGCTGCCGCCGGAAGCGTCTTGGCAGGCGTGACGTTCGCGTGGCTGCGCGCCATCGGCGAATACGGTGCAACGTCGGTGCTGGCGTATCACCCGACGTCTTTGCCGGTCGCGTTGTACGTCGCGTTGTCTGCGCAAGGGGTTCGTCAAGCGATGGCTTTGTGCTACGGATTCGTCGTGCTCGCGGTCGTTGCGCTATTGGTCGCGTGGATTCTGCGCCGCCGCGTCGTACCTTGAGGGGCATGGCGTTTCTCGACGGACTCTTCGCTCCCAACTCGGCCTTCCAAAAAAACTTTTTCTTTCTCGCTAAACGTTTCGTCCCGGGCGAATCGATCGAGTCGGCCGTTTCGACGGTCCGCGAGCTCAACGCGGCTGGGATGACGGCCTCATTGGATTACTTGGGTGAAGACGTGACGGAGCGCGAGGCCGCACTGCACACGGTCGACGCCTACCTGCGAATCCTGGATGCGCTGCAGGCGGCCGGGGTCGATTCGAACGTTTCGATCAAGCTCACGGCGCTTGGACTGTTGATCGACGAGGATTTCGCGCTGGACAACGTTAGCCGGATCGCCCAACGGGCCGCTCAGAACTCCGATCCATTCGTGCGCATCGATATGGAAGGCTCTGCCGTCACCGATGCCACCCTGCGCGTGTTCGAGCGCTGTTTTGCGGCCAACAAGAACGTCGGCATCGTGTTGCAGGCGTACCTGAAGCGCACCGCAGCCGACGTCGAGCGCGCGATCGCATTGGGAGCGCGCGTGCGCCTCTGCAAAGGCGCCTATCGCGAACCGCCCGAGATTGCGTATCAGCAAATGCCCGAGATCCGCGAAAACTATCTGCGCCTGGCCGAGCGGTTACTCTCGGCAGGCACGTATCCGGGAATCGCGACGCACGATCGCCGTTTGATCGGCGCCGTAAGAGATTTTTGTTCGCGCAACGCCATACCGCCGTCGCGCTTTGAGTTTCAGATGCTGCACGGGTGCCGTCCGGCGGAGCAACACGAACTGGTCGCGCAAGGCTACAACATGCGAGTGTACGTGCCGTTCGGAACCCACTGGGCTGGATATTTCTACCGTCGCGTGCTGGAGCGTCGCGAAAACGCCTGGTTCGCGTTGTCCTCGATCTTCTCGCGTTAACGCCGCGTGCGTGCCGTGGTGCAGCGCGTTTCGAACGCGCGCGTGTCGGTCGACCGATCCGAAACCGGCGCGATCGATGCCGGCCTCGTGGCCTATGTCGGCGTCGGCCGGAACGATACGGAACGCGACGCACTGTGGATAGCAGAGAAAATCGCCGAGCTGCGCGTCTTCGAGGACGACGCGGGCCGGATGAATCGCTCGGTCGAGCAATGCGGCGGCGGCGTCCTGCTGATCTCGCAGTTCACACTTCTCGGCGACGCGCGGCGCGGGCGGCGCCCCTCTTTCGCAGCAGCCGCTTCGGGCGAACCGGCGCGCGATCTCTACGAACGAGTCGGCAGCGCGCTCGAAACGCGCGGCCTGCGAGTCGCCTACGGCGTGTTCGGAGCCGACATGGAAGTGCAGCAAAGCAACCAAGGGCCTGTCACAATTCTTCTGGATTCCGAGCGAACGTTCTAGGAAGGCGCAGGCCGGTGTAAAACCTTTGTACGGCCCCCCAAACCTTTTGAGCGTAAGCTGCGTTCATTTAGTATCCCGGCCATCGCGGCCGGCGAAGATGTAAACGATAGGACGTGCCAGTGACTGAACAACCCAAGCGACCGGCGGGAATGTCGGTCCGCGAAGCCGGCCAAAAAGGCGGCGAGACCGTTAAGAAAAAGTACGGTCCGGAATTCTACGAACAAATCGGCCGCAAGGGCGGCTTAGCGACCAAATTGGCGCACGGTCACGAGTTTTACGAACAAATCGGGAAAAAGGGCGGTAAGAAGGGCGGCGAAGCGACCCGCGATCGTTATGGGCCCAACTTCTACGAACGTATCGGACAAAAAGGTGGCCAAAAGGTCAAACAACTCATCGAGGAAGGCAAGCGCGCAGCCGCGGCAGCGCGGGAGCAGCGCGCCAGCTAAGATTCGAACGGCGCTCTGGTTGAGCGCCGCTGTGGCGGCGACCCTTGTGGTCGCCGGCCGCATCCCCGCGCGCGCATATCCTCCTTCGCCGACAGCGCCTCCGAAGGCGCCGGCGCCAGTGACCCCTCATCCGGCCGGGAACGTTCTGCCCTTCGACTCGGACCTGGTGTTCGTGACCGACGATTCGATATCGTCGAAATCGTCCAAGACGGGTCAGCTCATCGGAACGCGATTGAAAGATCCGCTGATTGTCGGCGGTCGAGTCGTTGCACCCGCCGGAACGCCCGCCATGTTGCGCATCGTCGACGTGTCGGCCGCCGACATCGGCGATGTCTATGGATTCGTCGATATTTTCTTCGAGCCGTTGCAACTGGCCGACGGAAGAACGATTCCCCTTCGAGCGCCCATCGCGCGATTGCAGCCGCGCGACAGCGCCGGCCACGAGTCGACCGTCGAGCTCGAAGACACCGTTGCCGACGAAGTGATCCCGTACCACTTCCTGTATCACATCTTCCGCAAGGGGAAGAACTTTGTGCTTGGCCCGGGCTCGGAGATTCCCGCACGAACCGAAGCGACGCTCACGGCCCTCCCGAACGGGACGGTCGCGATTCAGACACCCGAACCGATGAGCGTCGAGTTGCGAATGCCGAAGTCGTCGTTCCCAGCTCAGCCCTTTGCCACGCCGTTCGCAAGCGGCGCATCGTCGCAATCGCATCGAGCACCGCGGCCGCAGGCGAGTCCGACCGGAACTCCCTGGCCTACTCCCGAACCGCCGACGGCAACCCCGTCTTCTTCGCCGGCGGCTTTGCCCTCGGCAGCACCATCGGCTTCGCCGTAAAGAAGGTTTGTAGCGTTTATGCACCTGCGTTCATCGTTTGCGAGTTTAGCGTTCGCCGGGATCGCGGCGATCGCAATGATTGCCGCCACGCCCGCTCCGACGGCGACCATGTCGCCCTATCCGCAAGGCACCGAGGCCGCCTTCGTCAAGTCGATCTCGGCCGATCTACAGCGCCGTTTTCCGAACCCGCAAGCCGCACAAGCCGCCGGATACTTTCGCTACACCAACGTCGATGAGGACGGCGCGATTAGCTACGCAAATTTGCATTGGCAAAGCGGCAACCCGCATCAACCCAGCCAACTGTGGTACGACGCGCAGGGCAATCTTCTCGGGGCCGATTTCTCAGCACTGCAGCGCACGTCGCCCGCACCCCCGCAAGTGTGGGGCGTCGACTATCACCGCTGGACGTCATTTCGCGAGCACATCCATTACGTCTTAAACGAGCCGGATGGGACGCAGAAATACGGCGGCGTTGGCCCGGCAAAATTCGCTGCCGCCGGCGGCAGCGTCGACGATCCAAAGCCCGAAACGCTGGTCAAGATGGGTCTCGCGACGTCGGCCGATCAGGTCGCGCACGTCTTTTTATTTCCGTCGATTTGGGACTTGATCGTGTGGGTCAAACCGAATCCGGCCGGCGCGTTTGCCGACAGCAATCCGACGGTTGCGACGCCGTCGCCGGGTCCCGCTTCAAAAATGTAGCGTAGTCCGCTGCGCTACTTGGTGCAGCGGGTCGATGCGATCTCGTAGGCGATGTCCGTGGCGCTATCCTCGGCCGTCGAAATTGCGTCGCGCTGTTTGTTGTAGTGAACGACGATCTTGACGTCTTTCGAATCTTCGGGCATCGCCTGAAGCTGCGGCGTCCATCCCGAAAGCGGATGCCCACCGCGCTCGATATTGTATTGCATCATGAACTGCGCCAGCGACGTAACGTCGGTCGCGAGCTGAAATTGATGTTGATATGCCTCGTTGAGCTTCTGCGCGGCATCGCGCATCTGCGCGGCAGCCGCCGGATCGGTGGTGAGCGACGCCGATTTGTTGAGTTGCTCGACCTCCGCGCCGATCGGACGGAGCGACGCTATGAGTACGTCCGATTCTTTGGTCAGTTTCACGCGCAGACCCAAGAAGCGGTTCACGTAATCCGGATGATCGAACATATCGTTCATCGCATCCATCTGTACGCCGACCGCATCGAACACGCGGTCGTTGGCGAGCATCGGGCGTAGCGCGGCGTTAAAATGCTCGGCCAGCGCGTTACAGTACGGAGAAGAAACGACGGTGACGATCGACTTGAGCTCGCGAGGCGCTGCGGTCGGCGATGCAGACGGAACCGGCGACGGCGCAACGCCCAGTAAGACGAACGCCAACGCCGCGCACATCGTACGGATCACTCGTTGCTCCAGTAATCCTTGAGCGCTTTGCCGCGCGACGGATGGCGCAGCTTACGCAGCGCCTTGGCTTCGATTTGGCGGATCCGCTCGCGCGTCACGCCGAACTCCTGGCCAACCTCTTCCAACGTACGTTGATGGCCGTCTTCTAATCCGAACCGCAGTACGAGAACTTTGCGTTCGCGATCCGTGAGGTTTTGCAGCACGTCCTGCATCTTCTCTTTGAGCAGCATCACCGATGCCGCTTCGGCCGGCGCCACGGCTTCCTGATCTTCGATGAAGTCGCCGAGATGTGAATCTTCTTCTTCGCCGATTGGCGTTTCGAGCGAAATCGGCTCTTGCGAGATCTTCATGACTTCGCGGACTTTTTCGGGGGTCAAACCCATTTGCTCGGCGATCTCTTCGACCGTCGGCTCCCGACCCAACTCTTGCAAAAGCTGGCGCGATACTTTGATCAGCCGGTTGATGGTTTCGACCATATGCACGGGAATACGGATGGTCCGCGCTTGATCGGCGAGCGCACGCGTGATCGCTTGCCGGATCCACCACGTGGCGTAGGTCGAGAACTTATAGCCCTTGGTATAGTCGAACTTTTCGACCGCGCGAATTAAACCGAGGTTGCCCTCCTGGATCAAATCTAGGAACAGCATTCCGCGCCCGACGTATTTCTTTGCGATCGATACCACGAGCCGAAGGTTCGCCTCGGTGAGCTGACGCTTGGCCTCTTCGCCCGAGTCCATAATCGCGCGAACGGCCGCGCCGTTTTTTGCCGATTCCAACTCGCCGGCTTCGATCCGCATTGCCAACGACTTCTCTTGTTCCATCGAGAGCAGCGGCACGCGACCGATCTCTTTGAGGTACATGCGGACCGGATCGTCCAGCGATAAGCTGTCGGAAATAGCGTCGGCTGCGGTACGCTCCTCGGCGTCGGCCTCGGCTTTTTCTTCCTTTTGATCCTCGCCTAAATCGATGCCGGAAGCGGAAATTTCCTCAAAGAACTCATCGAGCTGCTCGGGCGTGACTTCCTCGAGCACTTCGAAGGTGGCGCTGATTTCTTCATACGTCAGCGAGCCGCGACTTTTGCCGCGCGCCAGTAGTTTCTTTTTGAGTTCTTCGAGCGTAGGCGGCGGCGTTTCCGTGCCGCTAGCACTAGCTTTTTTGCGAGGCATCGAGCGTCTCACCCCCTTCGTTTCGATTTTCGTCATTTCGGTTGGCACCTGGGTCTCCAATTTCTTGCCGGTTCTCCAAATTCTCTCTTATCGTTTCAACCTCGCCGTCAGCGATTTGAATTCGGCCCACATATCGTCGGGAATCGATTCGCCGGCGGCCACACGTCGATCGATGGTCTCGTTTAACGCACGGTAACGGCCGCGTTCGTCGTCGAGCACCAAGCGTTCGACGATACGCTCCAAATGCGCGCGGCGATCCTCGGAACCAGCGTAAATCGTTGCCGAGCTCCGATCGCGCACCCCGAGGCCCGCGAGTAGCTCGGCGCTTTCGGCATCCTCGGAAAAGAGCTCGAACACGTCGGCGGTTTCCAGCAGTGCAAACGGCGCCGCAACGATGCGTTCGTAAATCCGGCGGTACGCTTCGTTGCGAAAACGCTCCGGCGCTATTCGCTTGCAAAAGTCGGCTACGAGTGCGGGTTCCTCGAGGAAGATGCTAACGGCTTCCCGTTCGAACGAAAGCGGCTGAGCCGTTGCGGGCACGTGCCGGCTACCCGTTACCGATCCGCCCGAACGCGGCGTAAAGTTCGCTGCGTCGGCGAGGAATCGGCTATTCCGAAGGTCGTCAACGCTCACCTGCAGCCGTCCTGCAACGTAGACGCGCCAGCGGTCCCACTCCGAACGATCGGTCATTTCGCGTATCAACGCTTCGGCTTTTGGTACGATGCGCGACGGCGCGTCGAAGCCCCGCTTGAGACGATCGATTTCCGCATCGATCCGAAACTCGATCGCAGGTTTGGCCCCATCGAGCAACGCCTGAAAGGCCGCGTTTCCGCGGCGCCTGACGTACGTATCGGGATCTTCATCGGGTGGAAGCAGCACGACGCGGACCGACGATCCGGCATGCTCGATGATCTTAGACGCAATATCGACGGCTTTGGTTGCGGCGGCGTTACCCGGAGCGTCACCGTCGAAGCACAGGTATACGTACTCGGCGTATTTTCGCAATTCTGACGCTTGCTCGGCCGTAAACGACGTGCCCAACGACGCCACGGCATTTTCGAAGCCCGCTTGATGCAACGCGATGCAATCGAGATACCCCTCCACCACGATCAGCGTCCGATCGAGTTGCGTCGCACGGCGCGCCAAATTCAGCGCGTACAGATGACTCCCCTTAACGTATGCCGGGGTAGAAGCGGTATTGAGATATTTCGGTTCCCCGTCTC of Candidatus Tumulicola sp. contains these proteins:
- the rpoD gene encoding RNA polymerase sigma factor RpoD — its product is MPRKKASASGTETPPPTLEELKKKLLARGKSRGSLTYEEISATFEVLEEVTPEQLDEFFEEISASGIDLGEDQKEEKAEADAEERTAADAISDSLSLDDPVRMYLKEIGRVPLLSMEQEKSLAMRIEAGELESAKNGAAVRAIMDSGEEAKRQLTEANLRLVVSIAKKYVGRGMLFLDLIQEGNLGLIRAVEKFDYTKGYKFSTYATWWIRQAITRALADQARTIRIPVHMVETINRLIKVSRQLLQELGREPTVEEIAEQMGLTPEKVREVMKISQEPISLETPIGEEEDSHLGDFIEDQEAVAPAEAASVMLLKEKMQDVLQNLTDRERKVLVLRFGLEDGHQRTLEEVGQEFGVTRERIRQIEAKALRKLRHPSRGKALKDYWSNE
- the dnaG gene encoding DNA primase, producing the protein MRLDRSVIREIHSRVDIAAVIGSYVSLKKRGNDLVGLCPFHGEKTPSLHVHPDRGFFKCFGCGVGGDVLTFVQKVENVPFGDAIRMLASKAGIELEPENPGAARARTEREAIYEANRIAAGYFARVLASPSGDRAREYCASRGIEPATIERFGLGYAPDGWDGLVTELRNEGVDPAVAANAALIKMGQRGYYDFYRDRLMIPTYSTTGEAIAFGGRSLGDGEPKYLNTASTPAYVKGSHLYALNLARRATQLDRTLIVVEGYLDCIALHQAGFENAVASLGTSFTAEQASELRKYAEYVYLCFDGDAPGNAAATKAVDIASKIIEHAGSSVRVVLLPPDEDPDTYVRRRGNAAFQALLDGAKPAIEFRIDAEIDRLKRGFDAPSRIVPKAEALIREMTDRSEWDRWRVYVAGRLQVSVDDLRNSRFLADAANFTPRSGGSVTGSRHVPATAQPLSFEREAVSIFLEEPALVADFCKRIAPERFRNEAYRRIYERIVAAPFALLETADVFELFSEDAESAELLAGLGVRDRSSATIYAGSEDRRAHLERIVERLVLDDERGRYRALNETIDRRVAAGESIPDDMWAEFKSLTARLKR